From a single Carcharodon carcharias isolate sCarCar2 chromosome 4, sCarCar2.pri, whole genome shotgun sequence genomic region:
- the nr2f1a gene encoding nuclear receptor subfamily 2 group F member 1-A isoform X1, whose product MAMVVSTWRDPQDDVAGAQGGQSAQTQPGQQQQQQQQQAASGAPHTPQTPGQPGPPSTPLGGSSQSVQPGGEKQQPCQQQQQQHIECVVCGDKSSGKHYGQFTCEGCKSFFKRSVRRNLTYTCRANRNCPIDQHHRNQCQYCRLKKCLKVGMRREAVQRGRMPPTQPNPGQYALTNGDPLNGHCYLSGYISLLLRAEPYPTSRYGSQCMQPNNIMGIENICELAARLLFSAVEWARNIPFFPDLQITDQVALLRLTWSELFVLNAAQCSMPLHVAPLLAAAGLHASPMSADRVVAFMDHIRIFQEQVEKLKALHVDSAEYSCLKAIVLFTSDACGLSDAAHIESLQEKSQCALEEYVRSQYPNQPSRFGKLLLRLPSLRTVSSSVIEQLFFVRLVGKTPIETLIRDMLLSGSSFNWPYMSIQ is encoded by the exons ATGGCAATGGTAGTTAGTACTTGGCGAGATCCTCAGGACGATGTGGCCGGAGCTCAGGGCGGCCAGTCTGCACAAACGCAGCCgggccagcagcagcaacagcagcagcagcaggcggCATCGGGTGCTCCCCACACCCCGCAGACCCCGGGCCAGCCCGGGCCGCCCTCCACTCCGCTCGGAGGCAGCAGTCAGAGCGTCCAGCCTGGCGGCGAGAAGCAACAACCctgtcaacagcagcagcagcagcatatcgagtgtgtggtgtgtggggatAAATCCAGCGGCAAGCACTACGGCCAGTTCACATGCGAGGGCTGCAAAAGTTTCTTCAAGAGAAGTGTTCGGAGAAACTTAACGTACACATGTCGTGCCAACCGGAATTGTCCTATAGACCAGCACCACCGCAATCAGTGTCAGTACTGCCGCCTGAAGAAATGCCTCAAAGTTGGGATGAGGCGGGAAG CGGTTCAGCGAGGAAGAATGCCTCCAACTCAGCCAAACCCAGGCCAGTACGCGTTGACGAATGGGGACCCTTTGAACGGCCATTGCTATCTGTCTGGATACATCTCCTTACTACTGCGGGCCGAGCCTTACCCAACCTCTCGGTATGGGAGTCAATGTATGCAACCCAACAACATCATGGGCATCGAGAACATTTGTGAACTGGCTGCACGATTGCTTTTCAGCGCCGTGGAATGGGCCAGGAATATCCCTTTTTTCCCAGATCTGCAGATCACAGATCAGGTGGCTCTGCTAAGGCTGACTTGGAGTGAGTTGTTTGTTCTCAATGCTGCCCAGTGCTCGATGCCGTTGCATGTGGCTCCTCTGCTGGCTGCTGCCGGGCTCCATGCCTCGCCAATGTCTGCAGACAGGGTCGTTGCTTTCATGGATCACATAAGGATCTTCCAGGAGCAAGTCGAGAAGCTGAAAGCCCTCCACGTCGACTCGGCAGAATACAGCTGTCTCAAAGCTATTGTGCTATTCACATCAG ACGCCTGTGGCCTGTCGGATGCTGCCCACATAGAAAGCCTGCAGGAGAAATCTCAGTGTGCTCTGGAGGAATATGTGAGGAGCCAGTACCCGAACCAGCCGAGCCGCTTTGGCAAGCTCTTACTGCGACTGCCTTCTCTTCGCACCGTCTCCTCCTCGGTCATCGAACAGCTCTTCTTCGTCCGTTTGGTAGGTAAAACCCCAATTGAAACCCTCATCAGAGATATGTTACTGTCGGGGAGCAGCTTCAACTGGCCTTATATGTCCATCCAATGA
- the nr2f1a gene encoding nuclear receptor subfamily 2 group F member 1-A isoform X2 yields MAMVVSTWRDPQDDVAGAQGGQSAQTQPGQQQQQQQQQAASGAPHTPQTPGQPGPPSTPLGGSSQSVQPGGEKQQPCQQQQQQHIECVVCGDKSSGKHYGQFTCEGCKSFFKRSVRRNLTYTCRANRNCPIDQHHRNQCQYCRLKKCLKVGMRREVQRGRMPPTQPNPGQYALTNGDPLNGHCYLSGYISLLLRAEPYPTSRYGSQCMQPNNIMGIENICELAARLLFSAVEWARNIPFFPDLQITDQVALLRLTWSELFVLNAAQCSMPLHVAPLLAAAGLHASPMSADRVVAFMDHIRIFQEQVEKLKALHVDSAEYSCLKAIVLFTSDACGLSDAAHIESLQEKSQCALEEYVRSQYPNQPSRFGKLLLRLPSLRTVSSSVIEQLFFVRLVGKTPIETLIRDMLLSGSSFNWPYMSIQ; encoded by the exons ATGGCAATGGTAGTTAGTACTTGGCGAGATCCTCAGGACGATGTGGCCGGAGCTCAGGGCGGCCAGTCTGCACAAACGCAGCCgggccagcagcagcaacagcagcagcagcaggcggCATCGGGTGCTCCCCACACCCCGCAGACCCCGGGCCAGCCCGGGCCGCCCTCCACTCCGCTCGGAGGCAGCAGTCAGAGCGTCCAGCCTGGCGGCGAGAAGCAACAACCctgtcaacagcagcagcagcagcatatcgagtgtgtggtgtgtggggatAAATCCAGCGGCAAGCACTACGGCCAGTTCACATGCGAGGGCTGCAAAAGTTTCTTCAAGAGAAGTGTTCGGAGAAACTTAACGTACACATGTCGTGCCAACCGGAATTGTCCTATAGACCAGCACCACCGCAATCAGTGTCAGTACTGCCGCCTGAAGAAATGCCTCAAAGTTGGGATGAGGCGGGAAG TTCAGCGAGGAAGAATGCCTCCAACTCAGCCAAACCCAGGCCAGTACGCGTTGACGAATGGGGACCCTTTGAACGGCCATTGCTATCTGTCTGGATACATCTCCTTACTACTGCGGGCCGAGCCTTACCCAACCTCTCGGTATGGGAGTCAATGTATGCAACCCAACAACATCATGGGCATCGAGAACATTTGTGAACTGGCTGCACGATTGCTTTTCAGCGCCGTGGAATGGGCCAGGAATATCCCTTTTTTCCCAGATCTGCAGATCACAGATCAGGTGGCTCTGCTAAGGCTGACTTGGAGTGAGTTGTTTGTTCTCAATGCTGCCCAGTGCTCGATGCCGTTGCATGTGGCTCCTCTGCTGGCTGCTGCCGGGCTCCATGCCTCGCCAATGTCTGCAGACAGGGTCGTTGCTTTCATGGATCACATAAGGATCTTCCAGGAGCAAGTCGAGAAGCTGAAAGCCCTCCACGTCGACTCGGCAGAATACAGCTGTCTCAAAGCTATTGTGCTATTCACATCAG ACGCCTGTGGCCTGTCGGATGCTGCCCACATAGAAAGCCTGCAGGAGAAATCTCAGTGTGCTCTGGAGGAATATGTGAGGAGCCAGTACCCGAACCAGCCGAGCCGCTTTGGCAAGCTCTTACTGCGACTGCCTTCTCTTCGCACCGTCTCCTCCTCGGTCATCGAACAGCTCTTCTTCGTCCGTTTGGTAGGTAAAACCCCAATTGAAACCCTCATCAGAGATATGTTACTGTCGGGGAGCAGCTTCAACTGGCCTTATATGTCCATCCAATGA